One stretch of Arachis duranensis cultivar V14167 chromosome 1, aradu.V14167.gnm2.J7QH, whole genome shotgun sequence DNA includes these proteins:
- the LOC107484471 gene encoding endoribonuclease Dicer homolog 2 isoform X1 codes for MEMTRKDKAAMRTETTQSSCSSSSSHHLPRQKRTKLHHHGSHQQVEIMEPIQMEIDDGSQLQALADPLPFARSYQLEALEKAIHENTIVFLETGSGKTLIAIMLLRSYAYMLRKPSRHIAVFLVPKVVLVTQQAEAVKMHTDLKVGMYWGDMGVEYLDAATWKKEIDEHEVLVMTPAILLRSLRHGFLKLDMIKLLIMDECHHAKGRDPYACIMKEFYHRELNSGISDLPRIFGMTASPIKSKVGSSEYTLSVNIRDLMTLMDSKVYTCVSEDVIAKFIPISTPKFKFYTKSEIPYVLFEKLAVELNMLKQQYELSLRTSHFTTSVAKTAHKRITKNFSSIMFCLDTLGVWLALKAAEFLSSHESESFKTGDIFVNRFSLDTVKLFKKYLSSGPQRFIGNDTKSDKDMGLLTSKVCCLVDTLLEYRLSSLKNFHLEIMHVGVTIIDRGLSDMRCIVFVERVITAIVLQDLLNVLLPKYNSWKTKCIAGNNTGVHNQSRKMQNEIVEEFRLGMVNIIVATSILEEGLDVQSCNLVIRFDPCPTVCSFIQSRGRARMQNSDYVLMVQRGDSVTYSRLEHYLASGDLMRKESLRHSSLPFDHFESDQFNEEVYRVESTKAIVTLSSSIELIHIFCSWLPSDGYFKPTPRWVKETGTLHLPKSCPIQTICVEGDKKALKKIACLEACKQLHKIGALTDNLVPKIYVEEGEMQDFANEPFNEEQPSYMPCELVNHFSNTENTIYHCYLMELNSNFSDDISNIVVAMRMELDREIGSKEFQMPYDEGSLYVKLRYTGTMDLSPNQVLLCKRFQVTILRLLLDHNMEKLRSADQLCSEGDPEIDYLLLPIHKQRLSVDWSSINSLYPSKFACGNHSLNVWTKNGRVCTCMLRNALVYTPHNDHFYITTDITCLNGNSHLNLRHGAITTYKKYFIQKHGIKLKFEQQRLLKARHLYHVKNYCHGHKQQKDTVSEASKSTVELPPELCYIVMSPMPISTIYSFSFVPSIMHRVESLLVASNLKKLHLDHCMQNVVSTSKVLEALTSKSCGESFHYKSLKTLGDSFLKYATSQHLFQTYPNHHEGLLTVKREKIISNAALCKFGCSCNLPGFIRNSRFDPQTWAVPGNKSISLKLEELDSKGAKAFVSGKRKLRRKVIADVVEALIGAYLSTSGEAAALLFMNWVGIKVNFNFSPYERHYNIHPERLINVNFLESLLNYSFRDRHLLVEAFTHGSYMLPEIPRCYQRLEFLGDSVLDYLITRHLDNKYPGMSPGQLTDMRSASVSNDCYAWSAVKAGLHKHILHASQDLHKDIVVIVHEVAKFSPASPIVWELDISFPKVLGDIIESLAGAIFVDSEYNKEIVWQCIRPLLEPLVTPETLTMHPTRELSELCQKENYKIEKIRSRKDGVTSYLMEVQANGITIYSYEYTGYADKKTAKRIVCREILKLMKKTQPK; via the exons ATGGAGATGACAAGAAAAGACAAGGCTGCAATGAGAACGGAAACCACACAGTCTTCATGTTCGTCTTCCTCATCCCATCATCTTCCTCGTCAAAAGAGAACCAAACTCCACCATCACGGATCGCATCAACAG GTTGAAATCATGGAACCGATCCAGATGGAAATTGATGATGGAAGCCAGCTTCAAGCTTTAGCTGATCCTCTTCCATTTGCTAGAAG TTATCAGCTTGAAGCTCTGGAGAAAGCTATTCATGAGAACACTATAGTGTTCTTGGAGACTGGATCAGGAAAGACTCTCATTGCTATCATGCTGCTTCGCAGTTATGCTTATATGCTGCGTAAGCCTTCTCGGCACATTGCGGTGTTCTTGGTTCCAAAAGTTGTGTTGGTGACTCAA CAAGCTGAAGCTGTGAAAATGCACACTGATTTGAAAGTGGGAATGTACTGGGGAGATATGGGAGTTGAGTACTTGGATGCTGCTACATGGAAAAAAGAAATAGATGAACATGAG GTGCTTGTCATGACTCCAGCTATATTGCTCAGAAGCTTGAGGCACGGTTTTCTCAAACTTGACATGATTAAGCTTTTAATAATGGACGAGTGCCATCATGCTAAGGGTAGAGACCCTTATGCCTGCATAATGAAA gAGTTCTATCATAGGGAATTGAACTCTGGTATCTCTGACCTCCCTCGAATCTTTGGGATGACTGCATCTCCCATTAAGTCAAAAG TTGGAAGCTCTGAGTACACCCTCTCTGTAAATATCCGTGACCTAATGACACTAATGGACTCAAAG GTATACACATGCGTAAGTGAAGATGTCATTGCAAAGTTCATACCAATCTCAACTCCAAAGTTCAAGTTTTACACGAAAAGTGAAATTCCATATGtgttatttgaaaaattagcagTTGAACTCAATATGTTAAAACAGCAG TATGAACTCTCCTTGAGAACTTCACATTTCACAACATCAGTTGCTAAGACTGCACACAAGAGGATAACAAAGAATTTTTCTTCCATTATGTTTTGCTTGGATACACTTGGTGTTTGGTTGGCTTTAAAG GCTGCAGAGTTCTTATCTTCCCACGAAAGTGAATCATTTAAAACTGGGGATATATTTGTGAACAGATTTAGTTTAGATACTGTGAAGCTATTTAAGAAATACTTATCATCTG GTCCTCAGCGGTTTATTGGTAATGACACTAAATCGGATAAGGATATGGGGCTGTTAACCTCCAAAGTTTGTTGTCTTGTTGACACGCTGCTTGAGTACAGGTTATCCTCGCTGAAGAATTTCCATTTAGAAATCATGCATGTGGGTGTTACCATCATTGATAG GGGTTTGTCTGACATGCGATGCATAGTTTTTGTTGAACGAGTAATTACAGCTATTGTCCTCCAGGATCTATTGAATGTATTGCTTCCAAAATACAATAGCTGGAAGACGAAATGCATAGCAGGAAATAATACTGGTGTACATAATCAATCCAGAAAAATGCAAAATGAAATTGTGGAAGAGTTTCGTTTGGGCATG GTCAATATCATTGTTGCAACATCAATTCTTGAAGAGGGTTTAGATGTTCAAAGTTGCAATTTGGTTATCAGATTTGACCCCTGTCCCACTGTCTGCAGTTTCATACAGTCCCGTGGCCGTGCTAGAATGCAGAATTCAGACTATGTATTAATGGTTCAACG TGGGGATTCAGTCACATATTCTCGGCTAGAGCACTACCTTGCTAGTGGAGATCTTATGAGGAAGGAGTCACTGCGTCATTCTTCCCTTCCATTTGATCATTTTGAAAGTGATCAATTCAATGAGGAAGTTTATCGAGTTGAAAGCACTAAAGCCATTGTGACTCTGAGTTCTAGTATTGAGTTGATACACATATTTTGCTCTTGGCTCCCTTCAGACGG gtACTTTAAACCCACTCCAAGGTGGGTAAAAGAAACAGGAACATTGCATCTTCCGAAAAGTTGTCCTATACAAACTATTTGTGTAGAAGGTGACAAAAAAGCCTTGAAGAAAATTGCTTGCCTTGAAGCATGCAAGCAACTTCATAAGATTGGAGCTTTGACAGATAATCTTGTTCCCAAAATTTATGTTGAAGAAGGGGAGATGCAAGACTTCG CGAATGAACCTTTCAATGAGGAGCAACCAAGTTATATGCCATGCGAATTGGTGAACCACTTCTCTAATACGGAGAATACAATATATCATTGCTATCTaatggagttaaactccaattTTAGTGATGATATATCTAATATTGTGGTTGCCATGAGAATGGAGCTTGATCGAGAAATTGGAAGCAAGGAATTCCAAATGCCTTATGACGAAGGTAGTTTGTATGTAAAGTTGAGATACACAGGAACCATGGATCTTTCTCCAAATCag GTTCTTTTATGCAAGAGATTCCAGGTGACAATTCTTCGACTGCTCCTGGATCATAATATGGAGAAGCTGAGATCTGCAGACCAACTATGTTCAGAAGGCGATCCGGAGATTGATTATCTCTTGCTTCCAATCCATAAGCAAAGACTTTCTGTCGATTGGTCCTCGATCAATTCTTTGTATCCGTCAAAATTTGCTTGTGGAAATCATTCTCTCAATGTATGGACAAAGAACGGCCGTGTTTGCACCTGCATGCTAAGGAACGCTTTGGTTTATACTCCTCATAATGATCATTTTTATATCACAACTGATATAACGTGCTTGAATGGAAATTCGCATTTGAACCTAAGGCATGGTGCAATTACCACATACAAGAAGTACTTTATACAAAA GCATGGCATTAAGTTGAAGTTTGAACAACAAAGACTGCTTAAAGCAAGGCATCTCTATCATGTCAAAAATTATTGTCATGGACACAAACAACAGAAGGACACAG TTTCTGAAGCAAGCAAGAGCACAGTTGAATTACCTCCTGAACTGTGCTATATAGTCATGTCGCCAATGCCTATTAGTACCATTTATTCCTTCTCATTTGTTCCATCCATTATGCATCGAGTTGAGTCGTTGCTTGTAGCTTCTAACTTGAAGAAGCTGCATTTGGATCATTGCATGCAAAATGTGGTTTCAACTAGCAAG GTCTTGGAAGCACTCACTTCAAAAAGTTGCGGGGAGAGCTTTCACTACAAATCTCTAAAGACTCTTGGAGATTCTTTCTTAAAATATGCAACTAGTCAGCacctttttcaaacatatccaAATCACCATGAAGGTCTTCTTACTGTGAAGAGGGAAAAGATAATTTCTAATGCTGCCCTATGTAAGTTTGGGTGCAGTTGTAACCTTCCg GGCTTCATACGAAATTCACGTTTTGACCCACAAACTTGGGCTGTTCCCGGCAATAAATCAATAAGTTTAAAACTAGAAGAGTTGGACTCCAAGGGGGCAAAAGCTTTTGTTAGTGGAAAAAGAAAGTTAAGACGGAAGGTTATTGCTGATGTTGTTGAGGCACTAATTGGTGCCTACCTTAGCACCAGTGGTGAAGCGGCCGCACTGTTGTTTATGAACTGGGTTGGCATCAAAGTGAACTTTAATTTTTCACCCTATGAGAGGCACTATAACATTCATCCAGAGAGGCTGATAAATGTGAACTTTCTAGAATCTCTCTTAAATTATTCCTTCCGTGACCGGCATCTTCTAGTGGAGGCTTTCACCCATGGTTCTTACATGCTGCCCGAAATTCCAAGATGTTATCAG CGACTAGAATTTCTTGGGGACTCAGTATTGGATTATCTCATTACGAGGCATTTGGACAATAAATATCCTGGAATGTCACCTGGCCAGTTAACTGACATGAGATCAGCGTCTGTGAGTAACGACTGTTACGCATGGTCTGCAGTTAAGGCCGGGTTGCACAAACACATTCTACATGCTTCACAAGATCTTCATAAGGATATTGTAGTCATAGTTCATGAAGTTGCAAAGTTTTCTCCAGCATCACCTATTGTATGGGAGTTAGACATATCATTTCCCAAG GTACTTGGAGACATCATTGAGTCTTTGGCCGGAGCAATTTTCGTTGATTCGGAATATAATAAAGAAATCGTGTGGCAATGCATACGACCGCTTCTGGAGCCGCTTGTTACACCGGAAACGTTAACAATGCATCCCACCAGAGAGTTGTCGGAGCTAtgccaaaaagaaaattacaaaatagaaaagattcGGTCTCGCAAGGATGGTGTCACCTCTTATTTGATGGAGGTACAAGCCAATGGGATCACTATTTATAGTTATGAATACACTGGTTATGCTGATAAGAAAACAGCCAAGAGGATAGTTTGTAGAGAAATTTTGAAACTGATGAAAAAAACACAGCCCAAGTAG
- the LOC107484471 gene encoding endoribonuclease Dicer homolog 2 isoform X2, with translation MEMTRKDKAAMRTETTQSSCSSSSSHHLPRQKRTKLHHHGSHQQVEIMEPIQMEIDDGSQLQALADPLPFARSYQLEALEKAIHENTIVFLETGSGKTLIAIMLLRSYAYMLRKPSRHIAVFLVPKVVLVTQQAEAVKMHTDLKVGMYWGDMGVEYLDAATWKKEIDEHEVLVMTPAILLRSLRHGFLKLDMIKLLIMDECHHAKGRDPYACIMKEFYHRELNSGISDLPRIFGMTASPIKSKVGSSEYTLSVNIRDLMTLMDSKVYTCVSEDVIAKFIPISTPKFKFYTKSEIPYVLFEKLAVELNMLKQQYELSLRTSHFTTSVAKTAHKRITKNFSSIMFCLDTLGVWLALKAAEFLSSHESESFKTGDIFVNRFSLDTVKLFKKYLSSGPQRFIGNDTKSDKDMGLLTSKVCCLVDTLLEYRGLSDMRCIVFVERVITAIVLQDLLNVLLPKYNSWKTKCIAGNNTGVHNQSRKMQNEIVEEFRLGMVNIIVATSILEEGLDVQSCNLVIRFDPCPTVCSFIQSRGRARMQNSDYVLMVQRGDSVTYSRLEHYLASGDLMRKESLRHSSLPFDHFESDQFNEEVYRVESTKAIVTLSSSIELIHIFCSWLPSDGYFKPTPRWVKETGTLHLPKSCPIQTICVEGDKKALKKIACLEACKQLHKIGALTDNLVPKIYVEEGEMQDFANEPFNEEQPSYMPCELVNHFSNTENTIYHCYLMELNSNFSDDISNIVVAMRMELDREIGSKEFQMPYDEGSLYVKLRYTGTMDLSPNQVLLCKRFQVTILRLLLDHNMEKLRSADQLCSEGDPEIDYLLLPIHKQRLSVDWSSINSLYPSKFACGNHSLNVWTKNGRVCTCMLRNALVYTPHNDHFYITTDITCLNGNSHLNLRHGAITTYKKYFIQKHGIKLKFEQQRLLKARHLYHVKNYCHGHKQQKDTVSEASKSTVELPPELCYIVMSPMPISTIYSFSFVPSIMHRVESLLVASNLKKLHLDHCMQNVVSTSKVLEALTSKSCGESFHYKSLKTLGDSFLKYATSQHLFQTYPNHHEGLLTVKREKIISNAALCKFGCSCNLPGFIRNSRFDPQTWAVPGNKSISLKLEELDSKGAKAFVSGKRKLRRKVIADVVEALIGAYLSTSGEAAALLFMNWVGIKVNFNFSPYERHYNIHPERLINVNFLESLLNYSFRDRHLLVEAFTHGSYMLPEIPRCYQRLEFLGDSVLDYLITRHLDNKYPGMSPGQLTDMRSASVSNDCYAWSAVKAGLHKHILHASQDLHKDIVVIVHEVAKFSPASPIVWELDISFPKVLGDIIESLAGAIFVDSEYNKEIVWQCIRPLLEPLVTPETLTMHPTRELSELCQKENYKIEKIRSRKDGVTSYLMEVQANGITIYSYEYTGYADKKTAKRIVCREILKLMKKTQPK, from the exons ATGGAGATGACAAGAAAAGACAAGGCTGCAATGAGAACGGAAACCACACAGTCTTCATGTTCGTCTTCCTCATCCCATCATCTTCCTCGTCAAAAGAGAACCAAACTCCACCATCACGGATCGCATCAACAG GTTGAAATCATGGAACCGATCCAGATGGAAATTGATGATGGAAGCCAGCTTCAAGCTTTAGCTGATCCTCTTCCATTTGCTAGAAG TTATCAGCTTGAAGCTCTGGAGAAAGCTATTCATGAGAACACTATAGTGTTCTTGGAGACTGGATCAGGAAAGACTCTCATTGCTATCATGCTGCTTCGCAGTTATGCTTATATGCTGCGTAAGCCTTCTCGGCACATTGCGGTGTTCTTGGTTCCAAAAGTTGTGTTGGTGACTCAA CAAGCTGAAGCTGTGAAAATGCACACTGATTTGAAAGTGGGAATGTACTGGGGAGATATGGGAGTTGAGTACTTGGATGCTGCTACATGGAAAAAAGAAATAGATGAACATGAG GTGCTTGTCATGACTCCAGCTATATTGCTCAGAAGCTTGAGGCACGGTTTTCTCAAACTTGACATGATTAAGCTTTTAATAATGGACGAGTGCCATCATGCTAAGGGTAGAGACCCTTATGCCTGCATAATGAAA gAGTTCTATCATAGGGAATTGAACTCTGGTATCTCTGACCTCCCTCGAATCTTTGGGATGACTGCATCTCCCATTAAGTCAAAAG TTGGAAGCTCTGAGTACACCCTCTCTGTAAATATCCGTGACCTAATGACACTAATGGACTCAAAG GTATACACATGCGTAAGTGAAGATGTCATTGCAAAGTTCATACCAATCTCAACTCCAAAGTTCAAGTTTTACACGAAAAGTGAAATTCCATATGtgttatttgaaaaattagcagTTGAACTCAATATGTTAAAACAGCAG TATGAACTCTCCTTGAGAACTTCACATTTCACAACATCAGTTGCTAAGACTGCACACAAGAGGATAACAAAGAATTTTTCTTCCATTATGTTTTGCTTGGATACACTTGGTGTTTGGTTGGCTTTAAAG GCTGCAGAGTTCTTATCTTCCCACGAAAGTGAATCATTTAAAACTGGGGATATATTTGTGAACAGATTTAGTTTAGATACTGTGAAGCTATTTAAGAAATACTTATCATCTG GTCCTCAGCGGTTTATTGGTAATGACACTAAATCGGATAAGGATATGGGGCTGTTAACCTCCAAAGTTTGTTGTCTTGTTGACACGCTGCTTGAGTACAG GGGTTTGTCTGACATGCGATGCATAGTTTTTGTTGAACGAGTAATTACAGCTATTGTCCTCCAGGATCTATTGAATGTATTGCTTCCAAAATACAATAGCTGGAAGACGAAATGCATAGCAGGAAATAATACTGGTGTACATAATCAATCCAGAAAAATGCAAAATGAAATTGTGGAAGAGTTTCGTTTGGGCATG GTCAATATCATTGTTGCAACATCAATTCTTGAAGAGGGTTTAGATGTTCAAAGTTGCAATTTGGTTATCAGATTTGACCCCTGTCCCACTGTCTGCAGTTTCATACAGTCCCGTGGCCGTGCTAGAATGCAGAATTCAGACTATGTATTAATGGTTCAACG TGGGGATTCAGTCACATATTCTCGGCTAGAGCACTACCTTGCTAGTGGAGATCTTATGAGGAAGGAGTCACTGCGTCATTCTTCCCTTCCATTTGATCATTTTGAAAGTGATCAATTCAATGAGGAAGTTTATCGAGTTGAAAGCACTAAAGCCATTGTGACTCTGAGTTCTAGTATTGAGTTGATACACATATTTTGCTCTTGGCTCCCTTCAGACGG gtACTTTAAACCCACTCCAAGGTGGGTAAAAGAAACAGGAACATTGCATCTTCCGAAAAGTTGTCCTATACAAACTATTTGTGTAGAAGGTGACAAAAAAGCCTTGAAGAAAATTGCTTGCCTTGAAGCATGCAAGCAACTTCATAAGATTGGAGCTTTGACAGATAATCTTGTTCCCAAAATTTATGTTGAAGAAGGGGAGATGCAAGACTTCG CGAATGAACCTTTCAATGAGGAGCAACCAAGTTATATGCCATGCGAATTGGTGAACCACTTCTCTAATACGGAGAATACAATATATCATTGCTATCTaatggagttaaactccaattTTAGTGATGATATATCTAATATTGTGGTTGCCATGAGAATGGAGCTTGATCGAGAAATTGGAAGCAAGGAATTCCAAATGCCTTATGACGAAGGTAGTTTGTATGTAAAGTTGAGATACACAGGAACCATGGATCTTTCTCCAAATCag GTTCTTTTATGCAAGAGATTCCAGGTGACAATTCTTCGACTGCTCCTGGATCATAATATGGAGAAGCTGAGATCTGCAGACCAACTATGTTCAGAAGGCGATCCGGAGATTGATTATCTCTTGCTTCCAATCCATAAGCAAAGACTTTCTGTCGATTGGTCCTCGATCAATTCTTTGTATCCGTCAAAATTTGCTTGTGGAAATCATTCTCTCAATGTATGGACAAAGAACGGCCGTGTTTGCACCTGCATGCTAAGGAACGCTTTGGTTTATACTCCTCATAATGATCATTTTTATATCACAACTGATATAACGTGCTTGAATGGAAATTCGCATTTGAACCTAAGGCATGGTGCAATTACCACATACAAGAAGTACTTTATACAAAA GCATGGCATTAAGTTGAAGTTTGAACAACAAAGACTGCTTAAAGCAAGGCATCTCTATCATGTCAAAAATTATTGTCATGGACACAAACAACAGAAGGACACAG TTTCTGAAGCAAGCAAGAGCACAGTTGAATTACCTCCTGAACTGTGCTATATAGTCATGTCGCCAATGCCTATTAGTACCATTTATTCCTTCTCATTTGTTCCATCCATTATGCATCGAGTTGAGTCGTTGCTTGTAGCTTCTAACTTGAAGAAGCTGCATTTGGATCATTGCATGCAAAATGTGGTTTCAACTAGCAAG GTCTTGGAAGCACTCACTTCAAAAAGTTGCGGGGAGAGCTTTCACTACAAATCTCTAAAGACTCTTGGAGATTCTTTCTTAAAATATGCAACTAGTCAGCacctttttcaaacatatccaAATCACCATGAAGGTCTTCTTACTGTGAAGAGGGAAAAGATAATTTCTAATGCTGCCCTATGTAAGTTTGGGTGCAGTTGTAACCTTCCg GGCTTCATACGAAATTCACGTTTTGACCCACAAACTTGGGCTGTTCCCGGCAATAAATCAATAAGTTTAAAACTAGAAGAGTTGGACTCCAAGGGGGCAAAAGCTTTTGTTAGTGGAAAAAGAAAGTTAAGACGGAAGGTTATTGCTGATGTTGTTGAGGCACTAATTGGTGCCTACCTTAGCACCAGTGGTGAAGCGGCCGCACTGTTGTTTATGAACTGGGTTGGCATCAAAGTGAACTTTAATTTTTCACCCTATGAGAGGCACTATAACATTCATCCAGAGAGGCTGATAAATGTGAACTTTCTAGAATCTCTCTTAAATTATTCCTTCCGTGACCGGCATCTTCTAGTGGAGGCTTTCACCCATGGTTCTTACATGCTGCCCGAAATTCCAAGATGTTATCAG CGACTAGAATTTCTTGGGGACTCAGTATTGGATTATCTCATTACGAGGCATTTGGACAATAAATATCCTGGAATGTCACCTGGCCAGTTAACTGACATGAGATCAGCGTCTGTGAGTAACGACTGTTACGCATGGTCTGCAGTTAAGGCCGGGTTGCACAAACACATTCTACATGCTTCACAAGATCTTCATAAGGATATTGTAGTCATAGTTCATGAAGTTGCAAAGTTTTCTCCAGCATCACCTATTGTATGGGAGTTAGACATATCATTTCCCAAG GTACTTGGAGACATCATTGAGTCTTTGGCCGGAGCAATTTTCGTTGATTCGGAATATAATAAAGAAATCGTGTGGCAATGCATACGACCGCTTCTGGAGCCGCTTGTTACACCGGAAACGTTAACAATGCATCCCACCAGAGAGTTGTCGGAGCTAtgccaaaaagaaaattacaaaatagaaaagattcGGTCTCGCAAGGATGGTGTCACCTCTTATTTGATGGAGGTACAAGCCAATGGGATCACTATTTATAGTTATGAATACACTGGTTATGCTGATAAGAAAACAGCCAAGAGGATAGTTTGTAGAGAAATTTTGAAACTGATGAAAAAAACACAGCCCAAGTAG
- the LOC107484467 gene encoding protein FAR1-RELATED SEQUENCE 5 encodes MGYMVSQKGGYDKVGFTSKDLHNHISKTRRGKVKNGDAFAALAYLFSKADSDPLFLGKFTLKDGRLENLVWADGESVVDYECFGDVLAFDTTYKKNVYNKPLVIFSGTNHHGQTTIFGCALLSDEKSETFK; translated from the coding sequence ATGGGTTACATGGTTTCCCAAAAAGGTGGATATGATAAAGTGGGTTTTACTAGCAAGGACTTACATAACCACATTAGTAAGACTAGGCGTGGCAAAGTGAAAAACGGTGATGCATTTGCTGCGTTGGCCTATCTGTTTTCTAAGGCAGACAGTGATCCGTTATTTCTAGGAAAGTTCACCTTAAAGGATGGTAGGTTGGAGAACTTGGTGTGGGCTGATGGAGAAAGCGTTGTTGATTACGAATGTTTTGGCGATGTACTGGCTTTTGACACCACTTACAAGAAAAATGTATACAACAAACCCTTAGTCATATTTTCAGGGACCAACCACCATGGCCAGACGACTATCTTTGGATGCGCTCTGCTCTCAGATGAAAAGTCCGAAACTTTCAAGTGA